GACGAAGGCCGGCAAGATCGAGTTCCGCGTCGACAAGGCCGGCAACGTGCAGGCCGCCATCGGCAAGGTCTCGTTCGGCCTCGAGGCGCTCGAGACGAACTTCGGCGCCTTCATGGACCAGATCATCCGCTCGAAGCCGTCCGCGGCGAAGGGCGTCTATGTGAAGACCGTCGCGGTCAGCTCCACCATGGGGCCTGGCCTGCGCATCGATACCACCCCGTACCGGTAAGCCAACGATGAAGCGATCCGACAAGGACCAGCTCGTCGCCGAGCTGAAGGCCAAGCTCGATGGCGCCGACGCGGTCTACTATACCGACTTCACCGGGCTGAACGTGAAGGCGATGACGACCCTCCGCCGCCGCTTCCGCAAGGCCGGCGTGGAGTACGTGGTCATCAAGAACACGCTCGCCCTGCGTGCGGTCAACGAGGCCGGCCTGACCGGCACGAAGCTGAAGGGCCCGACCGGCGTCGTCGTGACGAAGGATGCCATCGGCGCCGCGAAGCTCCTCAGCGATTTCGCCAAGGAGAACGACTCGAAGCCTGCGATCAAGGGCGGCATCTATGAAGGCGCCGTCATCGACGAGGCGACGGTCAAGAAGCTCGCGTCGCTTCCGACGCGCGATGAGGCCCTCTCGATCCTCGTCGGCACGTTCAACAGCGTGCTGATGATGTTCGCGCTGGCGCTCGATGCGCGGAAGACGCAGGTCGAAGGTTCAAACTGATTTCCCCAGGCGTCTGCCTGATCACACGCCCCTCAGGACCCCTGGGGGAACACCTTTGGAGAATGGAACAATGGCTAACGCGACCCTGAGCAAGGACGAGATCCTCGAGGCGATCGGCAACATGTCGGTCATCGAGCTCACGGACCTGATCGAGGCGTTCAAGACGAAGTTCAACGTGACCATCGCTGCCGTGGCCGCTGGCGCCCCGGCGGGTGGCGCGGGTGGTGGCGCCGCTGCCGCCGAGGAGAAGACGGAGTTCGACGTCGTCCTCAAGGAAGCCGGCGGCAAGAAGATCCAGGTCATCAAGGTGGTGCGCGAGCTCACCGGCCTTGGCCTGAAGGAAGCCAAGGACATGGTGGA
This window of the Gemmatimonadaceae bacterium genome carries:
- the rplJ gene encoding 50S ribosomal protein L10, which encodes MKRSDKDQLVAELKAKLDGADAVYYTDFTGLNVKAMTTLRRRFRKAGVEYVVIKNTLALRAVNEAGLTGTKLKGPTGVVVTKDAIGAAKLLSDFAKENDSKPAIKGGIYEGAVIDEATVKKLASLPTRDEALSILVGTFNSVLMMFALALDARKTQVEGSN
- the rplL gene encoding 50S ribosomal protein L7/L12, with amino-acid sequence MANATLSKDEILEAIGNMSVIELTDLIEAFKTKFNVTIAAVAAGAPAGGAGGGAAAAEEKTEFDVVLKEAGGKKIQVIKVVRELTGLGLKEAKDMVDGAPQTLKAGVSKDEAASVKAKLEAEGAVVEIK